The segment GTGCATCCTCACTGCACTGGTCCACATCAATGTCCTTTTGCTTCTGGTAGTACTTGGAAAACTTGttgaagatgatggtgatgggaAGGGCCACCACCAAGATGCCACAGATGATGCATATGCTGGCAATGAGCTTCCCTGCCAAGGTGACCGGGTGGGTGTCTCCATAGCCCACGGTTGTCATGCTGATGGTGGCCCACCACCAGCAGATGgggatgctggtgaggctggatGTGTGGTCATCTTTCTCCACGGAGTAGATAAgcacagagaaaatagaaatgcccacagagaggaagagaagcagaagcCCAACTTCATGGTAGCTGTGTCTCAGTGTGGCACCTAGAGACCGAAGTCCTACCGAGTGCCGGGCAAGCTTTAGAATTCGGAAAATCCTCATAAGCCGTAGGATCTGGACCACCTTGCCCATGTTCTCAATAtcctcactctcttcctccttggTGTCTACAGCCAACGTGGCATAGAAGGGAATAATGGAGACAAAGTCAATGATGTTCAGTGGGTTTTTCCAGAATTTCTTTTGACAAGGAGCAGCAGCCAGCCGGATGGCAAGCTCCCCGGTGAACCAGGCAATGCACGCGATCTCCACTCCTTCCAGCACCGGATCATCCACTTCTCCATCCTCATTCTGGAACTCCGACATGCTGTGAACGCACATGGCCACGATGGAGGCCAGCACCACGCTCAAGGAGGAGATAGCGATAAGCTTAGCAGACAGGCAGTATGCTGGGTTCTCCAT is part of the Symphalangus syndactylus isolate Jambi chromosome 18, NHGRI_mSymSyn1-v2.1_pri, whole genome shotgun sequence genome and harbors:
- the KCNS3 gene encoding potassium voltage-gated channel subfamily S member 3 gives rise to the protein MVFGEFFHHPGQDEELVNLNVGGFKQSVDQSTLLRFPHTRLGKLLACHSEEAILELCDDYSVADKEYYFDRNPSLFRYVLNFYYTGKLHVMEELCVFSFCQEIEYWGINELFIDSCCSNRYQERKEENHEKDWDQKSHDVSTDSSFEESSLFEKELEKFDTLRFGQLRKKIWIRMENPAYCLSAKLIAISSLSVVLASIVAMCVHSMSEFQNEDGEVDDPVLEGVEIACIAWFTGELAIRLAAAPCQKKFWKNPLNIIDFVSIIPFYATLAVDTKEEESEDIENMGKVVQILRLMRIFRILKLARHSVGLRSLGATLRHSYHEVGLLLLFLSVGISIFSVLIYSVEKDDHTSSLTSIPICWWWATISMTTVGYGDTHPVTLAGKLIASICIICGILVVALPITIIFNKFSKYYQKQKDIDVDQCSEDAPEKCHELPYFNIRDIYAQRMHAFITSLSSVGIVVSDPDSTDASSVEDNEDICNTTSLENCTAK